TTACAGGCATTTCAATCCCATTATTTAAAATAAATTTTTTCAATATCTCACATCCCCTCTCCATCACTGCTTATTCTTTTTTGATGATATTATAACATGCTTTAGAATCCCTTAAAATTCATATGTTAGATTAATTGTCACTCATTTTTGTTTCATCTTTCTGATGCACTGCTTTGAAAAAAGCTTGATCAAAAGAATTTGTGGTAAGTTCTTCAAAAAACTTATGGCGTTGTTGTCCCCTAGGAGCACTTTCAAGCAAACAGGCATTGCCTCTTATAACCTCATCAATTGTACATTGTTCAGATACAATCTTACATCCCAGTTTGCCAAACAATGCTTCTCCTTTATTAGAATTCACAAGAACAACAGATGTTCCTTTATTTTCATCTAAATGTGGCCTAGTCTTTCCAATGCCCCAGAAATCCCCTAAAGTAATATCTGAAACTCTCGGTAATTCTTTATATTGGCATTTATGACAGCACGGTCGTAAATATAGATTATACTTTAAATATCCCACCATGTATAAATCATGATTCCGATCTTCAATATACTGTTGTCCATTTTCAAATTCTATTAATGTACAAAATCCATTCCAACCACGCGACTTATTTTTAAAAATCACTTTTTTTATAGGTTGTTCATAGCGGTTTTCTAACATATCTAAATACTTTTTATACACCATGGGAGAAATGACGCCTCTACAAATAAAATCACATTGGATTAAGTTTAAATGTGGTTTACCTAAAAATGCTGCTAAACCCGCATTTTGACATGGTGTCCCACAGAACAATATCTTTTTTTCAGTTTCTAATAATTTCAATACCTGCTCATACATATTACTTATATCACTTTGTAAATATTTCGATTGCCTTAACTTATGAATATCTGACGGGTGATTAATAATAGCATGCTCTACCATAAACTCGTTAATGTATCGTGCGCCTACAACATATCCACCATCTTGCAATATTTGATTTGCCAATTCAGTAAACATGCCTCCCGAAGTGCTATGGTATCGAATATGTTCATCTTTGCTCCATGCAGCAAATACATCTGGATTATCTGCATAGTTACTTTTTTTCCTTTTTAAGGAAGGGCATTTTGATATACAAATACCACATTGATTGCACTTTTCTTGTACTTTAGGATACCAAAAACCTTCTTCATCAGTTATCATATCTATAGCCTTTAAGGGACATGCATTAGCACAACTATTACATCCTGTACATAAAATTTTTTCTATTTTATCTATCACTTATGTCACCAACTTTATTATTTATAACTAAATATATATTTGATAGCATCTACTTCTTTTCACAACCCAATTCCTCTATCAAACCTATCACGTTTTCAATTGGTTTTATATAATTAGGAACAGTCTTTTCTAGATAATCCTTAATCTCATTTTCGCGTTTCAACATCCATATAAATGCCTTAGTTAACTCACTATCGTTTTTCATCTCTTGAACAGGAACCACATAATGGCTATAATCCCCAAATAAATCCTTTGCAATCCCTTTTGCCTTTATTGAATATCCCACTGCAAGTGTTGGTACATATGTCGAATATGCCGCTATTGTGGCATGTGTTCTGGCCCCAACAAATAAACAACATCTTGAGATAAATCCTTTCAGCTCCATACAGTTATGATCTTCAATTAATACTACCCGCTTAGTATGTTTAAATTCATTAAACAACTCCGTAAGTGGGGTTAGATCACTATTATCCTCAATCACAACATGAGGTAT
This genomic window from Cellulosilyticum sp. I15G10I2 contains:
- a CDS encoding Coenzyme F420 hydrogenase/dehydrogenase, beta subunit C-terminal domain, whose amino-acid sequence is MIDKIEKILCTGCNSCANACPLKAIDMITDEEGFWYPKVQEKCNQCGICISKCPSLKRKKSNYADNPDVFAAWSKDEHIRYHSTSGGMFTELANQILQDGGYVVGARYINEFMVEHAIINHPSDIHKLRQSKYLQSDISNMYEQVLKLLETEKKILFCGTPCQNAGLAAFLGKPHLNLIQCDFICRGVISPMVYKKYLDMLENRYEQPIKKVIFKNKSRGWNGFCTLIEFENGQQYIEDRNHDLYMVGYLKYNLYLRPCCHKCQYKELPRVSDITLGDFWGIGKTRPHLDENKGTSVVLVNSNKGEALFGKLGCKIVSEQCTIDEVIRGNACLLESAPRGQQRHKFFEELTTNSFDQAFFKAVHQKDETKMSDN